The window GTTGCCACTACGAAGGAAAGACCGGAGGTGGCGGCGGAGGGAGCAGTAGCATGTGTCGAATTCTGAAGGTATGGGATGTACAAGCCATGTCAGCAGCAGCCACCGTGGGTTTGACCTCAACATCCCGCGGAGAAGACGAGGTGATGAGTCCCATGCCGGCGAATAAACTCTGGTTTGACTTTCCGGAGAAACTCAAACATAACTCTTTCTAGGGAAAAAACAGATTTCGTTTTTTACTGCCAAATTTCGATTTTGattaatatcttcttcttcattgataAAATGAATTCTTTCTTGAACTCTTAAGTATCTTTTATTAGGactctatatatttatatatattttatttaaatggaATCACTCATATGGACTGACATGTTTTTGAGTATCCAATACAGTATTTGTGGGTATTTTTCCTAGATAGTATTGACATCAAACCaagaatataatataaacataaaattaacaaGTCGTGGGTTTAATTTGTCGCCAGCAACTGGTGATGATTGGTTTAGAGCCAGTTATACATAAATTCAGGAGTTACACGGTTAAACGACCAGTACACTCCTCTATCCGCGGCGTACCATGTAGAATTTGCGTTATTTTTCATGGACGGGTTCATACTTGACTTGTAAGCTAAAAACGAGAGGTGATGCACGCCACGAGGTCCATGTTTTAGGTCGCACGtaatttttgtatctttgaaatAAGCATCGTCGAAACGCCAATCTTGTGGTTGATTGTAACGCAAGTATTGGACGCCGAAATTGTCGTCCTTTGAATGGCAGTGGACTGTGAGAATTGCattttttgttaacttgtttACTATCATTACTACGTTTTTGCCATACGCATCTCCAATGCAAAACACTAAAACAGTGAGAGTAATTACGAGacgtttcattttttttttctcgggaTGTTAgattgttctctttttttttttctctcttctaagGATTGTGATTTTgatgtatttatataaattttagtgtATGGTCGTCTGAGGCTATGCGTCAAGATCTGTCTTCTATTCATTTTTATGAAGTTACGCTGAATGTGGAAGGCTAATTTTAAGAagatttaaaatagaaaatagctCGATGGCCATCATATGGAAATGGCTGTATAAATTACTAGTACAATTTCAAAAGTCTCCGATTCTAgtcattacaaattttttaagaaaaagttaattaaatcaaaacgaTGTAGTTTAATTGGAAGCGATGTCACCTCATGAAATCAACGTTGACTAACGTCTAATAATTTTGATTCGGAAATCAACCCAATtctaataatttgaatataaaatatgtattttatttgaatacAAGTATAAATTGGCACTGTTAATTTATACAAGTAGAAGTTAATCTTTTTGAAATTGTAGGGGTCGCAAGTATTCTTTCCGTACACTAGTTCACTAATTATAGATAAGGTTTAAAATTAAGTGGGAGTCCTTAAACATGTTTATGTCATTATcaattatatcaaaaacaagtatatataagttaattatTTCGTTGTTGCCTTTCAAAGGAGTTATGTTCAAAGTCAAGGTTCGAATATTGTCTACAAGTAAAAGTAAAATGATGCAGCATATATTGGGCTTTATTTTAGTTGATAATTATTTACTTTGAAAGGTCCAGGATTAGGATTATAATATTTGGTGTTTATATTCTTTCCTTagttttagatttgagtttatTATAAAAGAGATAGAACCTTCACATGTATAGACAACaattgattattgaataaacTAGTTTTAAGGGAGTTTTATGTAAAGTTTAGAGAGGAGTATTCTCAATCCTAAGAGCTTGTGAGTTTGTATTCAAGTCCTGCAAGGAGGATTTGCAAAACCATTGATATCTTTCCCGATCTCGACTCTATCCATATTGTTTTTTCATCAACTTTTGACGCTTTAAACAACATCCGTTTGTGAATCTAAGTCTTGTTAATTAAGTTTGCGCTCGGCATCAtaaaaactctttaatttaaaagaataactataagcttttgttttgcttatataaagcacatgatatatatacattacaaaaaaaacaccattatTTTTCAAGACAAATGGGTGAGCTAGTAGCTACCGTATAATACATGTGTCCAAGTCCCATACATTATTAAAGCGTAATAATAGCAATGAATGATGAATATGTTCATTTTTCGTTGTCCGAATCATTTCACGTGAATAGcaagaaaaatacaatatagGTAAAATATCGTGCATCGCGAGGCGTGTCAATGTCATCAAATCAAATGCTAAAAAATGTTAACAGTGACATCATATAGGTCGTCGAAGTCATAAATTGGACGAATTTTAGTCACttcacaatttatatataaacactatACTGTATATCTTAAAAATCAGCATTATTTTGGAAGAGAGAGATCACTACTATAACTCGGTCTCCTCCACTCTCTGTCTCAGGACTCCATGTGTTTTCTTCAACAAAAAAGCCTATTTAAACAATTCTCCATGTTCTTATAAAATGTATCTTGGCTTGGTCCtttaatgatgcaaatatatgTCGTAGCTACATGAGCGCGATGTCGTtttcaccaaaacaaacaattataaTATACCCACAGCGATCATCCTAATCATTGTAGCCTCTTTACTTGTTTCTTTGTACCAATCAGGTTCACGAGTAACACgttatatacaaattttaatataataacacaaaagatatatatacaaacaagaaAAGTAGCGTCCGAGGCCTATCAATTACAACCAAAACTTTATATAACACATTACATATTATTTACAGTCCCATAATTGGACACTAAAATTGTATCAAAATGCATACTCTAACGACTCTCATCTTTCTTgtccctcttcttctttttctcttccgCCACTTCCTTTCACGGCGGCGGAGGCGTACAAAACCCTACCCTCCTGGCCCCAAAGGCTTACCCATCATTGGAAATATTCTCATGATGAACCACTTCAACCACCGCGGCCTAGCCAAGCTAAGCCGTATATACGGTGGGTTGCTCCACCTCCGCCTCGGGTTTTCCCACGTTTTCGTTGTTTCTTCTCCGGACATCGCACGTCAAGTCCTCCAAGTGCAAGACCATGTTTTCTCAAACCGTCCCACCACAATCGCAATTCGTTACCTGACCTACGGGGGCTCCGATCTTGCATTCTGCAATTACGGCCCGTTTTGGCGTCGGATGAGAAAACTCTACGTCATGATGCTCTTTAGCCGTAAACGGGCCGAGTCATGGGTCTCTGTTGATGAAGAGGTCCACAAATCGGTCCGTTTTGTGGCGGTTAACGTCGGAAAACCGTTAAACGTATGTAAACTAGCATTTTCCCTAACAAGAGACATAACATTCCGTGCTGCGTTCGGCTCCTCGGCGTCCACTTCTGACGAAGAACGATTAGACGAGTTCCTTGAGATCATACAAGAGTTCTCTAAGCTCTTTGGTGAGTTTAACGTAGCGGACTATGTCCCTTCGTGGCTCAGTTGGATTGACCCGCAAGGGATTAACAAGCGGGTGGAGAAAGCTCGAAAGTCTCTCGACTGTTTCATTGAGTCCGTCATCGACGATCACTTGCTCAAGAAAACGAGAGAACGTAACGTTGATGAAGAGAACGATATGGTTGATCAATTACTTGCGTTttacaaagaagaaatcaaagtcaACAACTCTGAGACCAACATTAAACTCAATAACATCAAAGGCATCATCATGGTAAATTAAACATTATATTTCacaattctttttttggaaaataatcatatatctgAAAACACtagcttttatatttatattgttcaaTGGAAAAAAAAGGATGTGATGTTCGGAGGAACCGAGACGGTGGCATTAGCAATCGAGTGGGTTTTAACGGAGCTACTTCGGAGCCCCGAGAACATGAAACGGGTCCAGGACGAGCTAGCGAGTGTGGTCGGGCTTGACCAGTGGCGCGTGGAGGACACGCACCTCGAGAAGCTCACCTTCTTAAAATGTACACTCAAGGAAACCTTACGGCTACACCCGCCGTTCCCTCTCCTCCTCCACGAGACGGTGGAGGACGCGGATGTCACAGGTTACTTCATCCCCAAGGGATCGCGAGTGATGGTCAATACCTACGCTCTCGGGCGTGACCCGGATTCTTGGTCCGACCCGGAAATATTCAACCCGGGTAGGTTTTTGGACCCTGACGCTCCAGACCTGAAGGGTAACAATTTCGAATTCATTCCGTTCGGGTCGGGTCGGAGATCTTGCCCGGGCATGCAACTCGGGTTGTACGCGTTTGAGCTTGCGCTGGCTCATCTTTTACACTGCTTCACGTGGAGTTTACCAGACGGTCTGAAATCCGGTGACGTCGACACCGTTGAAGGGGCGGGTCTCACCGTTCCTAAGTCAACTCCTTTGATGGCGGTGCCGACTACGCGCCTTCTCTGCCCAATCGTCGTCTCCTGAAGACTGAGAAGCCTCCACCTttgaaaacaaaagttttcGGAATAGGAGTAACTCTCTGTTTTATATAACCGTAAATTCAGAAAATTCTTGATGTAAGCTGTCAATACTtatatgaaaattgaaaataatatatatttgtacgaataaaaaatctaattagTATTGATATCTACTGACAAGAAATCAAAACAGTACCAATTTAACGACTTAGTTATAAGTAACGTATACTAATTCAAGGAAAATAAGCATAAGAAAGTAATGACAAATTACTACAGAAGCGTAGATAAAGCTTACACTATCGTTTTAAGTAGGAGGCAAAATCAGACAAGAGCATGCAGTAAGCTTTTGAACAAATAGCACAAGACAATGCTGGAGATTTAGCATTTTCGTCGCATCTTCACTTTACGTGAGACTTCTTTGTATGATTGGACTTTCTCTGCGGCATGTCTCGATGGTCTTCCCACAGATGATCTTCTTGTCATCCCTTCGTTTTCGTCAGCTTTAGGCTTGTCCTTTGTTTCGGTTTCGTGATCACACTCTTGAACTACGTTGTTGTCCAAAGATGGATCTGTCGCTATTTCTTTAATTGCTTCATCGGTTTGAGATTTACCCATTCTTGATTGTCTTCTCGTTGAGACTCTGACGAAGTACACCAGAGATTAGCACTGAGACTTGATATATTTACAAGTGGAAAGGATATGCAGGAAATTCACTGTCACTAACAAACCTGCGTTTCTGGTTTGTCTCTTTTGTGTCAACTCTGCTTTCAGATGGTTCCTCCACAGCTTCAGATCTTGATCCAAGAGACTCTTCGATTACAATACTTCTAATATACaggagagaaaatatattagcTAGTTTTCACTCGACGGATTGggaaaatcttaaaaagataAGTTTTTAACAAACCCTGCATCATCAGCATTCAAGGTTTCAGTCACTTCCGGTACTTGATCAAATCTTGCAGACCGTTGTATTGAAGAGAGTCTGCTCAGTAGTACAAGTAATTAGTGACCTCAAACACACTTCTAGTAACATCTATAATACAACGTAATTTAGGCTCTTACAAACCTTCTCCTCTTTGTTGTCTCCATGATGACTTTGTTTCGCTCATTGACGCTAGTACATGGTTCAGCTTCTTCAGGCCTTAAACGAGCAGACCGTCTTCTCATAGAGAGCCTGTTCGAAGCAGAAAAAGTGTCATTGCAATACACAACTGTCCATTCAGAGTTTGCAACAACGTCTATTATTAAAGTGGATAgaggaaggaaaaaaacactaacaaacCTTGCCGTTTCATTAGTTTCTTTGGGAGCATCTATCTCAAGCATTTTTTCCGTTTGTTCAGTTTCTTGAACATCAAACCTGGTAGACTGCCTTCGTGTGCATTgcctacaacaaaaaaaaacaacaacaaaaagaaataaaagcaCGAATAAGATACACTTGTATTCCCACTNNNNNNNNNNNNNNNNNNNNNNNNNNNNNNNNNNNNNNNNNNNNNNNNNNNNNNNNNNNNNNNNNNNNNNNNNNNNNNNNNNNNNNNNNNNNNNNNNNNNNNNNNNNNNNNNNNNNNNNNNNNNNNNNNNNNNNNNNNNNNNNNNNNNNNNNNNNNNNNNNNNNNNNNNNNNNNNNNNNNNNNNNNNNNNNNNNNNNNNNNNNNNNNNNNNNNNNNNNNNNNNNNNNNNNNNNNNNNNNNNNNNNNNNNNNNNNNNNNNNNNNNNNNNNNNNNNNNNNNNNNNNNNNNNNNNNNNNNNNNNNNNNNNNNNNNNNNNNNNNNNNNNNNNNNNNNNNNNNNNNNNNNNNNNNNNNNNNNNNNNNNNNNNNNNNNNNNNNNNNNNNNNNNNNNNNNNNNNNNNNNNNNNNNNNNNNNNNNNNNNNNNNNNNNNNNNNNNNNNNNNNNNNNNNNNNNNNNNNNNNNNNNNNNNNNNNNNNNNNNNNNNNNNNNNNNNNNNNNNNNNNNNNNNNNNNNNNNNNNNNNNNNNNNNNNNNNNNNNNNNNNNNNNNNNNNNNNNNNNNNNNNNNNNNNNNNNNNNNNNNNNNNNNNNNNNNNNNNNNNNNNNNNNNNNNNNNNNNNNNNNNNNNNNNNNNNNNNNNNNNNNNNNNNNNNNNNNNNNNNNNNNNNNNNNNNNNNNNNNNNNNNNNNNNNNNNNNNNNNNNNNNNNNNNNNNNNNNNNNNNNNNNNNNNNNNNNNNNNNNNNNNNNNNNNNNNNNNNNNNNNNNNNNNNNNNNNNNNNNNNNNNNNNNNNNNNNNNNNNNNNNNNNNNNNNNNNNNNNNNNNNNNNNNNNNNNNNNNNNNNNNNNNNNNNNNNNNNNNNNNNNNNNNNNNNNNNNNNNNNNNNNNNNNNNNNNNNNNNNNNNNNNNNNNNNNNNNNNNNNNNNNNNNNNNNNNNNNNNNNNNNNNNNNNNNNNNNNNNNNNNNNNNNNNNNNNNNNNNNNNNNNNNNNNNNNNNNNNNNNNNNNNNNNNNNNNNNNNNNNNNNNNNNNNNNNNNGTGTATTGGCTTGACGTCGGCACTTcctgaagctgaagaagaaacaatataGAGTAAGGATGCGAAGCGGTTTCTAGCATAAACAATGAATCTAAGCAAAACAGTTTACGTTTTATCCTCGACGTCCGCTTTCTTTTGGTATCTTTTTGATTCATGTCATGCACCTGAAAGGTTTTGCAATCCCCATCAGAAGCGTTTGCTAAAACCTTGACGTCATTAACAAAGCCAAATAGTGTGAAAACGATGTTGAACAAAAGGTGATAGATTCCTATTCTGAGAATGTGAGAAAGGAAAATTCAAGTAAGCACCTTGTCTTTCGATGCATGATCTGTACGTGGAAGCGTTTGCTCCTGGACGAAATTAGATAACAAAAAATTCtcattgttttaactttttctcaGATAAACTATAGTCGATGGAAAATTTACAAACCAAGGGGATAACTTGCCTCAAGCTGTTTCTTGACCTTAAGTAATGCATTCTTGCAGCCAAGTTCATGCTGGAGTTCCTTGAGCTGAAAAAAATACAGACAATGCCAATTGATTGAAGAACTTGTAATATGACAAATCAAGAAAGACTCAGTTTGAGAGATTTCAGTTCTAGAAAAGCTTACTCTGTCTCTACTTGTATTGAgttcctgaaaagaaaaacaagaaaaaggacAATGAAGCCTTGTTTAATCATATAGTTtcaaataatctaaaaatcatCTCAAAATCAATAGAAAGATGAAACACACCGCCAACATCTGACTGTTTGCCTGCGCAAGCTGCAAATTCTTTTCTTGCACACTCCGTAAGTTGATCCTCAGTTTCTGAAACTCAATACCACTCAACTCGACTATTTTACTgtaaccacaa is drawn from Camelina sativa cultivar DH55 chromosome 8, Cs, whole genome shotgun sequence and contains these coding sequences:
- the LOC104708687 gene encoding cytochrome P450 84A4 yields the protein MHTLTTLIFLVPLLLFLFRHFLSRRRRRTKPYPPGPKGLPIIGNILMMNHFNHRGLAKLSRIYGGLLHLRLGFSHVFVVSSPDIARQVLQVQDHVFSNRPTTIAIRYLTYGGSDLAFCNYGPFWRRMRKLYVMMLFSRKRAESWVSVDEEVHKSVRFVAVNVGKPLNVCKLAFSLTRDITFRAAFGSSASTSDEERLDEFLEIIQEFSKLFGEFNVADYVPSWLSWIDPQGINKRVEKARKSLDCFIESVIDDHLLKKTRERNVDEENDMVDQLLAFYKEEIKVNNSETNIKLNNIKGIIMDVMFGGTETVALAIEWVLTELLRSPENMKRVQDELASVVGLDQWRVEDTHLEKLTFLKCTLKETLRLHPPFPLLLHETVEDADVTGYFIPKGSRVMVNTYALGRDPDSWSDPEIFNPGRFLDPDAPDLKGNNFEFIPFGSGRRSCPGMQLGLYAFELALAHLLHCFTWSLPDGLKSGDVDTVEGAGLTVPKSTPLMAVPTTRLLCPIVVS
- the LOC104709946 gene encoding uncharacterized protein LOC104709946, producing MVLTELSLDYSNRGLGSQKDPVKEMNREEMQQKENMLFSSQEFAQKLQKENMTLMKALAHRNKIVELSGIEFQKLRINLRSVQEKNLQLAQANSQMLAELNTSRDRLKELQHELGCKNALLKVKKQLEEQTLPRTDHASKDKVLANASDGDCKTFQVHDMNQKDTKRKRTSRIKPSGSADVKPIHWEYKCILFVLLFLFVVVFFCCRQCTRRQSTRFDVQETEQTEKMLEIDAPKETNETARLSMRRRSARLRPEEAEPCTSVNERNKVIMETTKRRRLSSIQRSARFDQVPEVTETLNADDAGSIVIEESLGSRSEAVEEPSESRVDTKETNQKRRVSTRRQSRMGKSQTDEAIKEIATDPSLDNNVVQECDHETETKDKPKADENEGMTRRSSVGRPSRHAAEKVQSYKEVSRKVKMRRKC